TTGATGCCGAGCGAGGCCAGCGAGACCCGGTTGTCGGACACCCGCTGGTGCGGGTCGCCCACGATGAACAGGTCGTCGGGGCCCTCCGGGACCGCGGCGCGCAGCATCCGCCACTGCGCCGGGTGCAGGTCCTGGGCCTCGTCCACCACCACGTGCCGGAACAGCGGGCCGGACCGGCCCAGCACCCGGGCGGCCTCACCGGCCAGCTGCGGGTAGGACCACAGTCCTTCCACCCGCATCGCGCCCACGTAGCGCCGCACCGTCTCCCACACCTGCCGCCGGTGCTCGGGCGCCAGGTGCTGGACGCGGCCGCTGCGCTCGCAGCGGATGTAGTCGGGTAGCAGCTCCAGGCCCTTGGCCAGGATCACCTGCTCCCACTCGTCCACCAGGAAGCGGCCGGAGAAGGGCAGGCCATCGGCGAGGGCGACCGCGCGCCAGCGCTGGGCCAGCTCGTCCTTACCGGCCATCCGCGGGGCCGTGCTGGTGTGCGTCTGCACGATGGAGCGGGCCAGGCTGTCGATGGTGGCCACCTTGACCCTGGAGCGGGTGCCGGGGTCGGGCAGCAGCTGGTCCAGACGGTCGGCCAGGGACTGGGCCAGGGCGCGGTTGTAGGTGGTGAGCAGGACGGACTCCCGGGTGTCCCCGGGGTGCGCGGCGGCGTCCAGTTCGGCCAGGTGCGCGGCGCGGTACAGGGCCATCACCGTCTTGCCGGTGCCCGGGCCGCCGGTGATCTGCGCCGAACCGTTGAAGTGCGCCTCGGTGATCCGGTGCTGGTCCGGGTGCAGGGTGATCTGCCACTGGGCGAAGGGCGAGCTGAGCGCTCCGGCGAGCTCGGGCGGGCCGATCGGGGTGAGGTCGACGGGGTCGGTCCCGGCCTCGACGAGGGTGTCGGGCAGGGCTTCTGGGCGCAGGCTGCGGGCGTAGCGCAGGGCCTCGTCGCGCGGGCGCACGGTGAGCAGCCGGTAGGGCGTCTCATGCGCCTCGTCCTGTCCGGCGTCCTCGGTGCCGGGCTCGACGTCGGGGTCGGGGACGATAACGCCGGACCAGTCGGGGGCGATACTGACGACCCGGACCCGGGGGTCGGCGGCGCCCGCGACGGACTCCAGTCCGGGCTGGTCACCGGCCTGGTAGGCGCGCATCACGGCCAGGGTGTCGAGCTGGACGTCGGGCGTGAGGCGGGTGAAGTCGCTGAGAAACGTCGGGGCGATCGCGAGGGCGGACACGTCGTGGATTCCTCCGGTCTTCGACCTGATGGCGGCTCTTTCGGACGGTCGGAGCGGATGGTGTCTGGCGAGGGTGGAGCCGGCGGATGGCTCCGCTCTCACTGGAGACATGCTCGCCGGGGAATTTGGGCAAACGCCGCTCGGAGGGCGATTCTCGGCGATCGCGCGGATCGCCTTGAGGGTCGAGTTTTCGCAGTTCAAAGGATGCTTTGCGGAAGGGTGTTCGAGACTCTCGCAAGGATTTTCGACGGCACTCGCGGAGGGGGGTCGTGACCTGCGGTTCTTCAGTCGCGGTCTATGTCCGCAATGCGGGTTATAGTTCTGGCCGAAACTCGCGTCTCGGGGCAGAGCCGTCCTGTTTCTCCTGGGGGAGTTGGGAGAGGGGAGGGTGTCCTGGCCT
This DNA window, taken from Nocardiopsis exhalans, encodes the following:
- a CDS encoding UvrD-helicase domain-containing protein, coding for MSALAIAPTFLSDFTRLTPDVQLDTLAVMRAYQAGDQPGLESVAGAADPRVRVVSIAPDWSGVIVPDPDVEPGTEDAGQDEAHETPYRLLTVRPRDEALRYARSLRPEALPDTLVEAGTDPVDLTPIGPPELAGALSSPFAQWQITLHPDQHRITEAHFNGSAQITGGPGTGKTVMALYRAAHLAELDAAAHPGDTRESVLLTTYNRALAQSLADRLDQLLPDPGTRSRVKVATIDSLARSIVQTHTSTAPRMAGKDELAQRWRAVALADGLPFSGRFLVDEWEQVILAKGLELLPDYIRCERSGRVQHLAPEHRRQVWETVRRYVGAMRVEGLWSYPQLAGEAARVLGRSGPLFRHVVVDEAQDLHPAQWRMLRAAVPEGPDDLFIVGDPHQRVSDNRVSLASLGINVRGRGHRLRVSYRVTQEILDWSMPILGRRAALGMDDDADTLAGYRSLLRGPAPVVRGCESRTEELTALGEWVRVWLEAGVNPSEIAVAGRNQWVVRGVTKELEARGVPTTPLEGAGDTAAVRVGTMHRMKGQEFRCVALVGVSDHLLPPKAALEAAEGDQVALEHAYQQERTLLFVACTRARDALYVSHVGQPSRLISENW